The Epinephelus lanceolatus isolate andai-2023 chromosome 19, ASM4190304v1, whole genome shotgun sequence DNA segment ttgtttagtttattttagaATGTAAATCAAAAGGGTACTGATTAATTAAACATATAATTTATgattaacataaaaaaatatttattggtTTTTCAGCATGCAGGGGAAGAAACACAAATTTGCATACAATCACCCAAaatgttcattattttatttttcactcatTATTTTACAATTGTATTTCTTGGCTTTCATTTCATTGATTAATTAAGATTTCGACTTGCCTGCAGGTGGTGGATAAGGAGATGTTCCTGGCAGGTTTTGACCTCAATGAGGACTCAACAGCATCTGGCCCTGATGTGTTTAATGCCACACTGGGCACTAACCTCACAGCTGGTACATTTCACAGTGTGGAGCTAATGGGAATGCAGTGTGGGAAGGAATGTTATTCCATCGCCATTGCTGCTGCCCTCACATTCCTGGCTGGTATCTATCAGGTAAGGGATGCAGGTGCAGTTTGGGACCACAAACAGTGCAATGGAACAATGTCTTTAAACCAAAgccaaaagaaaatatttgcattgtacgtttctgccaACCACGAATATGATATTGGCACATATCATGTTTCTAAAATGTCGtagtacatgagctgactttgtcttgTGGAACTTGAGGAAAAGGTGGATGGCACAACACTTAGACGAGATGCCGCCTGCTTAGCTGTTGACCACTgctcgagaccaacaaacaacaaaaccagttgtgattcAGCAAGTCATTGTTATGTTTTTAAGCAACAAacatggtcattttgtttttcccacAGCTTTTTAGGCATGAAAAGTCATTCTTTTTTACATAGACATTGCTAGGGTTCAATTTTCCTTCAAGAAATTGGgcccccaaaactgggtattttaagccaaaacaatTTCCTTgcataaccaagtgattttgatacctaaacctaaccacacattcatcTCAACCTTGTTCAAatttttaaagtttcaacatatctgctacataataacatgcataATATATCTGTGTTTTGTAAAAActtacaataccaacatttttttctggcaattggtTTAATTAAACTCAGGAGATCACCAGTTACAATTCATCCTGTGGGGACGTGAATGTCTTTGCCAAATATTCGGCCAATCGCTCCAATGGTAATTGAGAAATTTTACTCTGAACCAGAAATGTAAACCGCGTAGTGATGCAACAGGAAAAGTCAGAGAATccccaaagtcattaggatacATAATCTGGAAACCacgaatgtctgtaccaaactTTGTGCCAATCCATGCTTCAAACGTTGAGATATTTCCTTCTATAAAGTGACTTTCATTCCTATCCATTTTCTGTCTccccctttctctcctcctctacctcCCGATCTGCCCACCAGGTCTTGATGGCCGTGTTTCGACTGGGCTTTGTCTCTGTCTACCTTTCGGCTCCCATGCTCGATGGTTTTGCCACGGGAGCTTCTTTCACCATCCTCACTGTGCAGGCTAAGTACCTGTTGGGTCTTAAGATTCCCCGTCATCAGGGCTACGGCACAGTTGCTGTCACATGGTTCAACATATTCGCCAACATTCACAAGACCAACGTGTGTGACCTCATCACCAGCGCCATCTGTATCTCTGTATTAGGTAAAGACATCTATTTTACATATTGACCATCAGATGTTTAGTCACTGTTATGCACTGCCTCATGCCCTTCTGGTTAATGATATACTGCACTTCCCAGAATGATGAGGGACAAGGACAGGTATTGCCCATACATTTTCGATGGATTAACACTATGAATTGTTTTATCACAGTGGCGGGGAAAGAGATCCAGGAGCGCTACAAGGATCGTCTAAAGATCCCTCTGCCAACTGAGCTGGTAGTTGTGGCAGGAGCTACACTGGCCAGCCACTTTGGGCAGCTGAACAGCCAGTATGGCACCAGTGTTTCTGGTCACATACCCACAGGGTTCATTCCTCCCCAGGTGCCCAGCTTTAGTTTGATGCCACAGTTGGCGCTGGATGCCATTCCTCTGGCTGTCATTAGGTAATGTACAACCCATTTTACAACATGTTTGCTTGGCATCAACATGTGTCTCTTATCTGGGCTGTCACAACTGCAATTTAATAGCCATAAAGGTGCTCATTTGAATGATGATAACTCATAAATTAGCATTGTAGTACATCCTGAAACAGATCAAAACAACATCCTTACAAGACAACAACTGAGTCTTAATTTCAAAACATTTATGGATGCAAATAAAGTCATAAGTACTATTTTATTTACACTTTGTTGGATGCCTTAAAGCATGTTTGGATCAGATTGAGAACAAAGATTAAGTCACCTTAATCacctttgttttgtcttgtagCTTTGCCTTCACGGTGTCGCTGTCCGAGATGTTTGCTAAGAAAAATGGCTATACGGTTCGACCCAACCAGGAGATGCTGGCCATCGGCTTTTGTAACATCATCCCCTCCTTCTTCCACTGTTTCACCACCAGTGCAGCACTGGCAAAAACCATGGTGAAGGACTCAACAGGCTGCCagacacaggtgcattttatacTTAGAAATTCTTAACTTCTTAACTTGTCTTCCTTGCATAATGAAATTGTTTCTAGGAACACGACTGAAGTTTGTCCTGAGGCCATGTTTCTGTTCCTCCATCAGGTATCGAGTCTGATCAGTGCCCTGGtcgtcctcctcgtcctcctcttcttcGCACCTTTCTTCTACTCTCTTCAGAAGTGTGTTCTTGCCTGTATCATCATTGTAAGCCTTCGAGGGGCACTCAGGAAGTTTAAGGATGTCCCAGCTAAATGGCGTGACAGTCGGAGCGATGCCATTGTTTGGCTGGTCACCATGTCGGCCACAGCTCTGATCAGTGTGGAGATGGGGCTCCTGGTGGGAGTAGTTTTTTCCATGATCTGCGTCATCTTCAAGACCCAGAACCCTAAGGTGAGTAATGCATTTGATACttataatgttttttaaaatctgataCAAATGACAGTCACTCCAGCATGTATAAGACAAATATTGGCCTTTAGTAATAACATCTAATCTGATGTCTGATGTCAGATGTCTCTCCTGGGCCGGGCCAATGACACCGATCTTTACGAGGACATAGAGGAGTACAAGAACCTCGTGCCTCCACCTCGAGTTCACGTTTTCCGCTTCCAGGCTCCTCTGTACTACGCCAACAAGGACGCATTCCTCAGATCCCTCTACAAAGGTGTCGGAGTTGAGCCTTTCTTGGAGCTGACTAAGCGACGAAAGGCAGAGAAGAAGGCCAAAGAGATGTCCTTGAAGCAGGCCAAGGTAAATGGGGACAAAATCAACGGAGAGGTCGTTCTTGGACTCATCCAACGAGAACTGGATTTCCACACAATAGTTCTAGACTGCTCTGCCATCCCATTCATAGACTCGACAGGCATGGCCACATTTAAAGGGCTGGTCAAGGAATATAAAGAGATCGGGGTGAACGTGCTTTTCGCAAACTGTAACACCTCAGTCATTGATACCCTGCAAGAGGGAAAGTTCTTCGGGAAGAACGATGAAGACATGAGCAGCCTGCTGTTTCATACAGTTCATGCGGCAGTTCTCCATGCAAACAGTATGTTTGTAGCAGcagagagcagggcagaggACTCCGTGGTGTAGAGCAGCAGGAAGGAGAAGGAAATTAGGTATACTATCTTGCCACCTATAACAATACTACAATAGGTTACGTCTTTTAGGAAGCTTCATCCAAGAAAACATGGGGATACTAAGAGAACCCAAGTAGGAAGTGTTTTGTAATACCAAGTAAATATCTGATGCCTTGCCCCTCTAAAAACCAGACCACTTAAAGCCTGATCTGCCAAATGAgcattcatttcaacatttaaaatgcaattttATTGATGGAAAGAAGGTCATTGAATAAAACTAGGTCATCTATGTAGTAGAAAGGtgacattatttttaaaataatgccAAGTGACTGAACGGGGTCGTATTCCCTATAGCTCTTAAGTGGAAGATACTGCAACAACTAGGATTAATTGCACATGGTGCCTTCCTAGGCAACTTtcgggacactcctttctagaAACAGAAGccccttcctcctccagctTTACTCCACCGAGCTTTTGTTGTATAAAGTGCCCAGAATATCTGATTCCAACATTGTATCATAAAACAAGTTTTCTCAGTGGTATTTTAATATGAGTTTTCCTAGAAAGACAACAGACGGTTTTGCTTGCTTAGATCGGAGACGCTCCTTCTTAACCTTCCTCAGTGgcagacagaaaataaagtaCAGCATGTGGTTCAAGTCCTCTGCAACCATGTTTTCTGTCatccagtggattttttttcaatacAGGGGATGCAGAAGGAAATTTAGTGTCATTCATACTGTATACATAAGcaagtaaatttattttttttatcacagaaTGACTTGCCTCTGGCAGATAATGGCAACAGCTAGTGTCCAGCGTTGTCAAAGACTAACTGCTAGTTCTTATTTAGCTGCTGGTTACCAGCCACGACAACAGGGCtggtattttttttaccttgtgagtttgtttgtgtgtcatcatggcaaaatgtggtcctgaaGACACCTGTTGAAACACAAAGACCACAGAAGTGGTTCTTGTGTAACGTGTTTATTTTCCTGTCTTCGGACAGACTGTGTCACCACGATAATGTCTAAGTCATAAAAGACGCAATCACAAAATTTTACAGGTGTGTATTTGAGGTCACAATGAAGGCCGAGTTCATAGACGGGTGTGGTCCAAGCAACGGTGCCAGGAGTACTGGGAAAGGAAGTAGGGAAAGGGGCAATTGACCCTCTACCCCCACTTTACAGACCTGGTCCAAACTCATTTCACGATGCGGCTGGAGTGATCCCGTTGCAAGACAGTCTCTAGTTAATCTGGGTCTGTCATATAAAACATTTGTGATGCTCTGTCGAAAGCAATGTTTGTTGTGATGAAAGCATTTTTCCCTTTCTATGTCATTACAAGCCTTTGGCCAAAGTCCATAATGGTTCTAATCCAGGAGTCCAGAGTTCAGACAGGGAGATTCATCCACTATGAACGGTATTTCGTGGGTTGCAAACTATTACCTTGGACCTCAAAATCATTTCTAAAAGGCCAGTTAAACCCTTTCAGATTTGAATAACAGTTGCTGGAAGAGACACTTTACGTAACTCACACGGACTGAGAGCTTTTTCAAACTCAGTCTCACACAGAAAGAGCCTTACCTGCTAACCGGGGCTCATTACAACATGTTGTACTTGTACTCTTGCCCTGGTCACCCACCAGTGACAGCTATATCTGTTATAGATCTGTTCTCATAAAATAAAGGATTTACACACATCTGTGATCTCTTCTCGGGTGCTGGACAAAAGCAAGTTTTCATCTGATGCTtctgaaatatatatttaaagtaaTGGCAGCAGGTGATGCCACGAATTTTATCAAAATACTTCACTGCCACTGATTTGTTCAATCAATTGTTCTGCCACTTGAAAAATAAGAGCACTGTTTTCCTTATGTTGGAGCCAAGTGTgaaattttaattaaaacaattacaatGTTCTGAAAGTATCCCAACTTATGTATGTTCAAAGGGATGTATTTTTTACTTTCACATGAACATGTTCATGTCAAACGTCATGACAGTGTTATGTCAACTGTTGATGAACTGGTGTTTTAATAAGATGTAGACATTCTcgttagcattttgtattttcatacacttattttgtCATCAACTGTAATTTCCATGTATTAATTTAACTTTAATCATGATAATGATTACATCAAGTTTTTGGGGGAGTCTGTTTGACTTTCATTGTTGACATAGTGTTGACATTCAACACCTACATACGAATACTGCCTTAATGTCCAATACTTGAATTAAACTTACAAGTTTTTAGCGACGAGCTTGTGTCTGAGTTATTGTCATTACTAACAGATGTTTATCATATCAAGGGTGTATCGATTATCGATTTTCAAGTCAAATATGTTTCAAAGTAAAGGTCCTCCAAATGAAAGCTTCCCAAAATGCTGATTAGTGTTGACAACCTGTGCAGCCTTAACCATTAACACAGTTCTGCTGAGTCAGGCTCCACACAGCTATTCATTAGTCCATGGAGTAATGGCTATTGCTAACATAATTATCACA contains these protein-coding regions:
- the slc26a1 gene encoding sulfate anion transporter 1, translating into MEEVTKVAPPLLERRARQRQPTVSVLKSKLRQSVTCSVPKVRSTLTGFFPVVQWLPKYKLREYVWGDLMSGLIVGIILVPQAIAYCLLAGVEPIYGLYTSFYANIIYFFMGTSRHVSVGIFSLMSLMVGQVVDKEMFLAGFDLNEDSTASGPDVFNATLGTNLTAGTFHSVELMGMQCGKECYSIAIAAALTFLAGIYQVLMAVFRLGFVSVYLSAPMLDGFATGASFTILTVQAKYLLGLKIPRHQGYGTVAVTWFNIFANIHKTNVCDLITSAICISVLVAGKEIQERYKDRLKIPLPTELVVVAGATLASHFGQLNSQYGTSVSGHIPTGFIPPQVPSFSLMPQLALDAIPLAVISFAFTVSLSEMFAKKNGYTVRPNQEMLAIGFCNIIPSFFHCFTTSAALAKTMVKDSTGCQTQVSSLISALVVLLVLLFFAPFFYSLQKCVLACIIIVSLRGALRKFKDVPAKWRDSRSDAIVWLVTMSATALISVEMGLLVGVVFSMICVIFKTQNPKMSLLGRANDTDLYEDIEEYKNLVPPPRVHVFRFQAPLYYANKDAFLRSLYKGVGVEPFLELTKRRKAEKKAKEMSLKQAKVNGDKINGEVVLGLIQRELDFHTIVLDCSAIPFIDSTGMATFKGLVKEYKEIGVNVLFANCNTSVIDTLQEGKFFGKNDEDMSSLLFHTVHAAVLHANSMFVAAESRAEDSVV